The following are encoded together in the Trachemys scripta elegans isolate TJP31775 chromosome 7, CAS_Tse_1.0, whole genome shotgun sequence genome:
- the ZNF518A gene encoding zinc finger protein 518A, with product MPSEKEHIFCDKKPTTLLQDNATKKHYVCIPDNAVEKALVNDTRSVMPPPLILDVSLSYGLKNVKIDLPKVNIPNEVVLKHEVDRFRKLFQCKQQTARKSLSQEKVNGSHLNCSESCNLQSKPEVQFEEEGLKTSAKILNFTCTKCRDNIRYSPNDLQKHFQLLHYGELPSYPCEMCNFSANDFQLFKQHRRIHRSTLVKCEICNDEHIYTLLDLTKHFTSKHCINGHFQCEKCGFSTRDVGTFVQHIHRHNEIQYKCGKCHHVSFTKGEFQEHLLVHTGAFPFSCQYCSYSAPRKDYLLKHVIALHRDHLYAKDKLEKDKCEKRIVKTPAGLKLILRRYKTGASRKALWRRKKINNGNDKTEEQNAQVLRNLNKIQPKSEELNQSVKELHLNEEKDQIIHNEKHNLQGGTLSPTTMQYNKAEDGSSFGLGLLKNAVHGPTVLMVKNNKISVPANYSAKFMGFKMVDGKQHIVIKLLPTNKQNVYLSGQKSDGVKDASADSLLQTADTFGLSSSAASHVTNQQTPKNNSLHSLTSTPFSFSTPCSGKAKAEKQNNALSHGKTISQTVESPTVVIGKNATHLPMKPGSTAPPCDLVTKVGTRGNVLSWESCIAHSRPQVLSPTVTNTLHYDPMKMPFPTEFKIQNGGVSNNSGPNHLYYPSVDSSNQGLLPFHNYSKIDSSDNPCSIWMPTDDKPKDLLSSKMFLLQNSLRSDSTASFSQSVRGFNPEKCVSSQLNINSVYGHVNTKNNSVSSRNQSKCVIDRQCFTEKWHGGSKQYLDTNINQVFENVAEKSKPENISDCANSSLMPKITSVFSLHSKQASNYLSPEVNQLLQDVLKVKSNTPQESHNKLNTCVKLHCDPSFSCNQTDSKTFTHLKDSTACGLASSSNVGVHMSKRELNMKCSTINEGICFGKERQAPMTSLDAEEMDKLSRTAGVGTLLKTHTDAIITQQLVKDRMRSTTQNPSGFSPVLPEQKKTLLVQTPPPGFLVPLHLANQPSLQVVSGKPLPSASSSEVHLTKSIPASFLLNKGPGMILTFSNGTLGTVANVTGDSSQILGRVASQEYGKITVPTSKTELKNDSVRSVNNSSGVSTASDGAVSDLSNSVPFKAPLIITNSADSSMKGISSEKNLPEHHGTVFGSLESVKQEIPQKQPVYALLPDGRQAVFLKCMTPNKPVAQKHNVVQDNAYNQNCQPKKTGAMQQKLLLKIKTSTSDATTDLKQSVSNSVPSLQLDKMQSFKSSALGQKQTILTSSDALFLPGRLMPANPSLASSNRVLPVEPVCSTTPTGTWSQKCSINSTQAVIANKGNSYGSQKSTWNTRNKFSKVKPRLKQTGHKSSEAVVSQRNKNSKRKTKDDFQEPPRKKIMLHRKCKEKNQTEVVSKSSGPYRPRASKETVRTLKLLPFNSKQLVKCPRRNQPVVVLNHPDADVPEVVNVMKTITKFKGHVLKVSLSKRTIDALLEPAYCNTLDIATEDLSRRRYRMIKPVSPVKERFVLKLTLKKTSKNNYQIVKTTSDNTLKANFSCWFCGRIFDNQDNWVGHGQRHLMEATRDWNSLE from the coding sequence atgccATCTGAAAAGGAACACATTTTTTGTGATAAAAAGCCGACTACTTTATTACAAGATAATGCTACAAAGAAACATTATGTTTGTATTCCAGATAATGCTGTGGAAAAAGCATTGGTGAATGATACTAGAAGTGTAATGCCTCCACCACTGATTTTAGATGTCAGTCTTTCTTATGGactgaaaaatgtgaaaattgATTTGCCCAAAGTGAACATTCCAAATGAAGTGGTATTGAAACATGAAGTTGATAGATTCAGAAAATTATTTCAGTGTAAACAGCAAACTGCAAGAAAATCTTTAAGTCAAGAGAAAGTAAATGGAAGTCATCTAaattgttcagaaagctgcaatttGCAAAGTAAACCAGAAGTGCAGTTTGAAGAAGAGGGTTTGAAAACTTCAGCAAAGATACTGAATTTCACCTGTACAAAATGTAGAGACAATATTAGATATAGCCCAAATGATCTACAGAAACACTTTCAACTGTTACACTATGGAGAGTTGCCTTCATATCCTTGTGAAATGTGCAATTTTTCAGCCAATGACTTCCAGTTGTTTAAACAACATCGCCGCATCCATCGCAGCACTTTAGTAAAATGTGAGATTTGTAATGATGAGCATATATATACCCTGTTGGACTTGACAAAACACTTCACATCAAAGCATTGtataaatggtcattttcaatGTGAAAAGTGTGGGTTTTCTACCCGAGATGTGGGCACATTTGTTCAGCACATTCATAGACATAATGAAATCCAGTATAAATGTGGTAAATGCCATCATGTCAGCTTTACAAAAGGGGAGTTTCAGGAGCATCTTCTTGTTCACACTGGTGCATTTCCTTTCAGTTGTCAGTATTGCAGCTATAGTGCACCACGGAAGGATTACCTTTTAAAGCATGTAATAGCTTTGCATAGAGATCACTTGTATGCAAAAGATAAACTGGAGAAGGATAAATGTGAAAAAAGAATAGTAAAGACTCCAGCAGGGCTCAAGCTTATTTTGAGAAGGTACAAAACAGGAGCATCGAGGAAAGCGCTTTGGAGAcggaaaaaaattaacaatggaAATGACAAAACTGAAGAGCAAAATGCACAAGTACTTAGGAATTTGAATAAAATTCAACCCAAATCTGAAGAGCTAAACCAGTCTGTAAAGGAGCTGCATTTGAATGAAGAAAAAGATCAAATTATACATAATGAAAAGCATAATCTCCAAGGTGGAACATTGTCGCCTACCACCATGCAATACAATAAAGCAGAAGATGGATCAAGTTTTGGTTTGGGATTATTGAAAAATGCTGTTCATGGACCTACAGTTCTGAtggtgaaaaataataaaatatctgtTCCAGCAAACTACAGTGCTAAATTTATGGGATTTAAGATGGTGGATGGAAAACAGCATATTGTAATAAAATTATTgcctacaaataaacagaatGTGTATTTATCGGGACAAAAATCTGATGGTGTTAAAGATGCCTCAGCTGATTCTTTGCTACAAACGGCTGATACTTTCGGCTTATCTTCAAGTGCTGCATCACATGTAACTAATCAGCAAACTCCGAAGAATAATTCTCTTCACTCATTAACCTCCACTCCATTTTCATTTTCTACTCCTTGTTCAGGAAAAGcaaaagcagaaaaacaaaataatgcttTATCACATGGTAAGACTATTTCTCAGACTGTAGAATCTCCCACTGTAGTTATAGGAAAGAATGCAACTCATTTGCCAATGAAGCCTGGATCAACTGCACCTCCATGTGACTTGGTGACAAAGGTTGGAACTAGGGGTAATGTTCTCTCATGGGAAAGTTGTATTGCTCACAGTCGTCCTCAGGTATTATCTCCCACAGTTACAAATACACTTCATTATGACCCCATGAAAATGCCCTTCCCTACTgagtttaaaatacaaaatggtgGAGTGAGCAATAACAGTGGACCTAATCATCTCTACTATCCATCAGTTGATTCATCTAACCAGGGACTACTGCCTTTTCATAATTACTCTAAAATAGACTCTTCAGATAATCCATGTAGCATTTGGATGCCAACAGATGACAAACCTAAAGACCTTCTGTCCAGCAAAATGTTTCTTCTTCAAAACAGCTTGAGAAGTGACTCTACAGCCTCATTTTCACAGTCAGTGAGAGGTTTTAACCCCGAAAAATGTGTATCATCCCAGTTAAATATTAATTCAGTTTATGGACATGTAAACACTAAGAATAATTCTGTGTCTTCAAGAAACCAATCTAAATGTGTTATTGACAGACAGTGTTTTACGGAAAAATGGCATGGTGGTAGCAAACAGTATTTGGACACTAATATAAACcaagtgtttgaaaatgtagctgAGAAATCTAAACcagaaaatatttcagattgtGCTAATTCATCCCTTATGCCTAAAATCACATCAGTTTTCTCATTACATAGTAAACAGGCATCCAATTATTTGTCACCTGAAGTAAACCAATTACTTCAAGATGTGCTAAAAGTAAAATCAAATACTCCGCAAGAATCTCACAATAAGTTAAATACATGCGTAAAACTTCATTGTGATCCGTCATTTTCATGTAATCAGACAGACAGTAAAACTTTTACACACTTAAAAGACTCCACTGCATGTGGTTTAGCCAGTTCTTCTAATGTAGGTGTTCATATGTCTAAGAGAGAGTTGAACATGAAATGTAGCACAATAAATGAAGGTATATGTTTTGGGAAAGAAAGACAGGCACCAATGACATCACTTGATGCAGAAGAAATGGATAAGTTATCTAGAACTGCGGGTGTTGGTACATTGCTTAAAACTCATACAGATGCAATCATAACACAGCAGTTGGTAAAAGATAGGATGCGATCTACAACCCAGAATCCTAGTGGCTTCTCACCAGTTCTTCCAGAACAGAAGAAAACACTTTTAGTTCAGACACCTCCACCAGGATTTCTTGTACCTTTGCATCTTGCTAACCAACCGAGCTTACAAGTTGTTTCAGGAAAACCTCTCCCATCAGCGAGTTCATCAGAGGTTCATTTGACTAAAAGCATACCTGCATCCTTCCTTTTAAATAAAGGACCTGGAATGATATTGACATTTAGTAATGGGACACTTGGCACAGTTGCAAATGTCACTGGTGATAGCTCTCAGATTTTAGGGAGAGTTGCATCTCAAGAGTATGGTAAAATAACAGTACCAACTTCAAAGACCGAATTGAAAAATGACAGTGTTAGAAGTGTAAATAATTCCTCTGGTGTTAGCACTGCATCTGATGGGGCAGTAAGTGATTTGTCAAATAGCGTGCCATTCAAAGCGCCTCTTATAATTACAAATTCAGCTGATTCTTCTATGAAAGGaatttcttctgaaaaaaatttACCAGAACATCATGGCACTGTGTTTGGTTCCCTGGAGTCAGTAAAACAGGAGATTCCACAGAAGCAGCCTGTTTATGCGCTTTTGCCTGATGGACGACAGGCAGTTTTTCTGAAATGTATGACGCCAAACAAGCCTGTGGCACAGAAACATAATGTTGTTCAAGATAATGCTTATAATCAAAATTGTCAACCAAAGAAAACTGGAGCCATGCAACAAAAGCTTTTGCTGAAAATTAAGACCTCTACTTCTGATGCAACTACTGATCTAAAACAATCAGTTAGCAACTCAGTGCCCTCACTACAATTGGATAAAATGCAGTCCTTTAAAAGTTCTGCACTAGGGCAGAAACAGACTATTCTTACTTCTAGTGATGCCTTATTCTTACCAGGTAGATTGATGCCAGCAAATCCCTCTTTAGCAAGCTCTAATCGTGTACTTCCTGTAGAACCTGTATGTTCCACCACGCCTACAGGGACATGGTCGCAAAAGTGTTCAATTAATTCTACACAAGCAGTAATTGCTAACAAAGGGAATAGTTATGGTAGCCAAAAGTCCACGTGGAACACCagaaacaaattttcaaaagtcaaaCCTCGCTTAAAACAAACTGGTCATAAAAGTTCTGAAGCTGTGGTTTCACAAAGAAACAAGAATTCCAAACGAAAAACTAAGGATGATTTCCAAGAACCCCCTAGAAAGAAAATAATGTTGCACAGGAAGTGCAAAGAAAAGAATCAAACTGAAGTTGTTAGCAAATCAAGTGGCCCTTACAGACCAAGGGCATCAAAGGAAACTGTGAGGACTTTGAAACTACTTCCTTTTAATTCTAAACAACTTGTAAAATGTCCTCGGAGAAATCAGCCAGTTGTAGTACTAAACCATCCTGATGCAGATGTTCCAGAAGTTGTAAATGTAATGAAAACTATTACTAAATTTAAAGGACATGTTCTTAAGGTCTCATTGTCAAAAAGAACTATTGATGCTCTTCTGGAACCAGCATACTGCAATACTTTGGACATTGCTACTGAGGATCTCTCTCGAAGGAGGTACAGGATGATAAAACCTGTTAGTCCTGTAAAAGAAAGATTTGTGTTAAAATTAACACTGAAAAAGACAAGCAAAAACAATTATCAGATTGTGAAAACTACCTCTGATAATACCCTGAAAGCTAACTTTAGTTGCTGGTTTTGTGGTAGGATATTTGACAATCAAGATAATTGGGTAGGGCATGGACAGAGACATTTGATGGAAGCTACCCGAGACTGGAATTCATTAGAATAA